A region from the Lemur catta isolate mLemCat1 chromosome 7, mLemCat1.pri, whole genome shotgun sequence genome encodes:
- the LOC123641106 gene encoding 60S ribosomal protein L7-like 1, with protein MAEQEERKKIPLVPENLLKKRKAYQALKATQAKQALLAKKEQRTGKGSRFKRLESFLHDSWQQHRDRVRLRRLEVKPHALELPDKHSLAFVVRIQRINGVSSLVQKTIASLHLKKIFSGIFVRVTPQSLKLLRMVEPYVTWGFPNLKSVRELILKHGQAKVKNKTIPLTGNTVIEEHLGRFGVICLEDLIHEIVFPGKHFQEISWFLRPFQLLVARRATKIKWASSRRRAHLAIEVNTSISSSAS; from the coding sequence ATGGCGgagcaagaggaaaggaaaaaaatccctttggttCCAGAAAATCTCCTGAAAAAGAGGAAGGCTTACCAAGCCCTCAAAGCCACCCAGGCAAAGCAAGCACTTTTGGCAAAGAAAGAGCAGAGGACAGGAAAAGGGTCCAGGTTTAAGCGACTGGAATCATTTCTGCACGATTCCTGGCAGCAGCATCGGGACAGGGTGCGTCTCAGACGACTAGAAGTGAAACCTCATGCCTTGGAATTGCCGGATAAACATTCCTTGGCCTTTGTTGTCCGCATCCAAAGGATTAATGGGGTGAGTTCACTGGTGCAAAAGACCATTGCAAGCCTTCacctaaagaaaattttcagtggcATCTTTGTTAGAGTCACGCCGCAGAGCCTAAAATTGCTGCGTATGGTGGAACCTTATGTGACCTGGGGATTTCCAAATCTGAAGTCCGTCCGTGAACTCATCTTGAAACATGGACAAGCCAAGGTCAAGAATAAGACCATCCCTCTGACAGGTAACACAGTGATCGAAGAGCACCTGGGGAGGTTTGGTGTCATTTGCCTGGAAGACCTCATCCATGAAATTGTCTTCCCGGGGAAGCATTTCCAGGAGATCTCATGGTTCTTGCGTCCTTTCCAACTTTTAGTGGCCCGTCGTGCTACCAAAATAAAGTGGGCTTCCTCAAGGCGACGGGCTCACCTGGCTATCGAGGTGAACACATCAATCAGCTCGTCCGCCAGCTGA